One region of Paralichthys olivaceus isolate ysfri-2021 chromosome 12, ASM2471397v2, whole genome shotgun sequence genomic DNA includes:
- the LOC138412452 gene encoding histone H2B, protein MPEPAKSAPKKGSKKAVTKAPGKGGKKRRKSRKESYAIYVYKVLKQVHPDTGISSKAMGIMNSFVSDIFERIAGEASRLAHYNKRSTITSREIQTAVRLLLPGELAKHAVSEGTKAVTKYTSSK, encoded by the coding sequence ATGCCTGAACCAGCGAAGTCCGCGCCCAAGAAGGGCTCCAAGAAAGCGGTGACGAAGGCCCCCGGTAAGggcggaaagaagaggagaaagagcaggaaggagagctacgccatctacgtgtacaaggtgctgaagcaggtccaccccgacactgggatctcctccaaggccatgggcatcatgaactccttcgtgagcgacatcttcgagcgcatcgccggtgaggcctctcgtctggctcattacaacaagcgctccaccatcacctccagggagattcagaccgccgtccgcctgctgctgcccggtgagctggctaaacacgccgtgtctgagggcaccaaggccgtgaccaagtacaccagctccaagtaa
- the LOC138412442 gene encoding histone H3 produces the protein MARTKQTARKSTGGKAPRKQLATKAARKSAPATGGVKKPHRYRPGTVALREIRRYQKSTELLIRKLPFQRLVREIAQDFKTDLRFQSSAVMALQEASEAYLVGLFEDTNLCAIHAKRVTIMPKDIQLARRIRGERA, from the coding sequence ATGGCAAGAACCAAGCAGACCGCTCGTAAATCCACCGGAGGCAAAGCccccaggaagcagctggccaCCAAGGCTGCGCGTAAAAGCGCCCCGGCCACCGGCGGCGTGAAGAAGCCTCACCGTTACAGGCCCGGTACCGTGGCTCTGAGAGAGATCCGTCGCTACCAGAAATCTACGGAGCTGCTGATCCGCAAGCTGCCCTTCCAGCGCCTGGTCAGAGAAATCGCTCAGGATTTCAAGACCGACCTGCGCTTCCAGAGCTCCGCTGtcatggctctgcaggaggccagcgaggcttacctggtcggcctgttcgaggacaccaacctgtgcgccatccacgccaagagggtgaccatcatgcccaaggacatccagctggcccgccgcatccgcggagagagagcttaa
- the LOC138412440 gene encoding histone H2A: protein MSGRGKTGGKARAKAKTRSSRAGLQFPVGRVHRLLRKGNYAQRVGAGAPVYLAAVLEYLTAEILELAGNAARDNKKTRIIPRHLQLAVRNDEELNKLLGGVTIAQGGVLPNIQAVLLPKKTEKAAKSK from the coding sequence atgtctgGCAGAGGCAAAACAGGCGGAAAGGCCAGAGCGAAGGCAAAGACCCGCTCGTCCCGCGCTGGGCTCCAGTTCCCCGTCGGTCGTGTTCACAGGCTGCTGCGTAAAGGCAACTATGCTCAGCGCGTCGGTGCCGGCGCCCCCGTCTACCTGGCGGCTGTGCTGGAGTACCTGACCgctgagatcctggagctggctggaaaCGCCGCCCGCGACAACAAGAAGACCCGTATCATCCCccgccacctgcagctggccgtccgcaacgacgaggagctcaacaaactcctgggcggagtgaccatcgctcagggcggcgtgctgcccaacatccaggctgttctgttgcccaagaagaccgagaaggccgccaagtccaagtaa
- the LOC138412232 gene encoding histone H1-like, translating to MAEVPPAPAPAPAKAAKKKVVKPKKVGPSVREIIIEAVSASKERSGVSAAALKKALAAGGYDVEKNKSRVNTAIKGLVIKGTLVQTKGTGASGSFKINKKVEPKVKKPVKTAALKVKKPAAKKPLAAKKAKAAAAKKPAAAKKSPKKVTKPAAAKKAAKSPKKVAKSPKKVAVKSPKKVAKKAPAAKKAPAKKAAKPKVKKTAAKKK from the coding sequence atggcagaagtccctccagctccagcccccGCCCCGGCCAAAGCGGCCAAGAAGAAGGTTGTGAAACCGAAGAAGGTCGGCCCCAGCGTCAGGGAGATCATCATCGAAGCCGTGTCCGCGTCCAAGGAGCGGAGCGGCGTGTCAGCGGCCGCCCTCAAGAAGGCTCTGGCTGCCGGAGGCTACgatgtggagaagaacaagTCCCGCGTCAACACCGCCATCAAGGGCCTGGTGATCAAGGGGACTCTGGTCCAGACCAAGGGAACCGGGGCCTCCGGCTCGTTCAAGATCAACAAGAAGGTGGAGCCCAAGGTGAAGAAGCCGGTCAAGACGGCTGCCCTCAAAGTGAAGAAGCCCGCCGCCAAGAAACCCCTAGCGGCTAAAAAGGCCAAAGCAGCGGCAGCCAAGAAGCCAGCAGCCGCTAAAAAGTCCCCGAAGAAGGTGACGAAACCCGCAGCGGCCAAGAAAGCAGccaagagccccaagaaggtggcCAAGAGCCCTAAGAAGGTGGCAgtcaagagccccaagaaggtggcgaaaaaggctcctgcagccaagaaagCCCCCGCGAAGAAGGCTGCCAAAcccaaagtgaagaagacagcagccaagaagaagtga